A single Loxodonta africana isolate mLoxAfr1 chromosome 24, mLoxAfr1.hap2, whole genome shotgun sequence DNA region contains:
- the RASSF2 gene encoding ras association domain-containing protein 2 produces the protein MDYSCQTSLVPCGQDKYISKNELLLHLKTYNLYYEGQNLQLRHREEEDEFIVEGLLNISWGLRRPIRLQMQDDHERIRPPPSSSSWHSGCNLGAQGTILKPLTMPNIQISDADEPPESDQTLSPTEARGLKPLQEDTPQLMRTRSDVGVRRRGNVRTPSDQRRIRRHRFSINGHFYNHKTSVFTPAYGSVTNVRINSTMTTPQVLKLLLNKFKIENSPEEFALYVVHTSGEKQKLKNTDYPLIARILQGPCEQVSKVFLMEKDQVEEVTYDVAQYIKFEMPVLKSFIQKLQEEEDREVKKLMRKYTVLRLMIRQRLEEIAETPETI, from the exons atggacTACAGCTGCCAAACGTCCCTAGTCCCTTGCGGACAAGATAAATACATTTCCAA AAATGAACTCCTCCTGCACCTGAAGACCTACAACTTGTACTATGAAGGCCAGAATTTGCAGCTGAGACACCGAGAG GAGGAAGATGAATTCATCGTGGAGGGGCTGCTGAACATCTCCTGGGGGCTGCGCCGGCCCATCCGTCTGCAGATGCAGGATGACCATGAGCGGATCCGCCCCCcgccctcctcctcttcctggcACTCTGGCTGCAACCTGGGGGCTCAGGG CACCATCCTGAAGCCCCTCACCATGCCCAACATCCAGATCTCCGATGCGGACGAGCCACCCGAGAGTGACCAGACGCTGAGCCCCACAG AGGCCAGGGGTCTGAAACCCCTGCAGGAAGATACCCCGCAGCTGATGCGCACCCGGAGTGATGTTGGTGTGCGTCGTCGCGGGAATGTGAGGACGCCCAGCGACCAGCGCCGAATCAGACGCCACCGTTTCTCCATCAATGGCCATTTCTACAACCATAAG ACATCGGTGTTCACCCCGGCCTACGGCTCCGTCACCAACGTCCGCATCAATAGCACCATGACCACCCCACAGGTCCTGAAGCTGCTGCTCAACAAATTTAAG ATCGAGAATTCTCCGGAGGAGTTTGCTTTGTACGTTGTCCATACCAGCGGTG agaaacagaagctgaagaacaCCGACTACCCGCTGATTGCCCGAATCCTCCAGGGCCCATGTGAGCAGGTCTCCAAAGTGTTCCTCATGGAGAAGGACCAGGTGGAGGAAGTCACCTATGAT GTGGCCCAGTACATAAAGTTCGAGATGCCTGTCCTTAAAAGCTTCATTCAGAAGCTCCAAGAGGAAGAAGATCGGGAAGTGAAGAAGCTAATGCGCAA GTACACCGTGCTCCGGCTAATGATTCGTCAGAGGCTGGAGGAGATAGCCGAGACCCCAGAAACTATCTGA